The Flaviflexus equikiangi genome contains the following window.
ACCGCTGACGGCGACCTGGTACTTGTAGCCGATGTAGTAGCCGTGGACTGCCTCGTCACGGATGATGAGGCGGATAAGGTCGGCGGTATTCGTGAGCTTGCCGTGTGCAGACCAGTACATGGGCGCGTAGAAGCCCGAGTAGAACAGGAATGACTCAAGCATGACGGAGGCGATCTTGCGCTTCTCCGGATCATCACCGTGGTAGTAGTCGAGGATGATGCGGGCCTTCTTCTGAAGGTGCTCATTCTCCTCGGACCAGCGGAAGGTCTGCTCGATCTCTTCCGAGGTGTTGAGCGTCGAGAAGATCGACGAATATGACTTCGCGTGCACCGACTCCATGAAGGCGATGTTCGTGTAGACAGCCTCCTCGTGCGGGGTGACAGCGTCGGGGATGAGAGAGACCGCGCCGACAGTACCCTGCACGGTATCCAGCAGAGTAAGGCCCGTGAACACGCGGGTCGTCATGAGCTGTTCCTGCGGGGTCAACGTATTCCACGACTGGATGTCGTTCGACAGCGGAATCTTCTCCGGCAACCAGAAATTGGCTGTCAGGCGATCCCAGACCTCTTCATCCTTGTCGTCCTCGATCCTGTTCCAGTTGATCGCTTGGACCCGTGAGACCAGGGGCAACTTTTCAGTCACGCCAACTCCTTTTTCTGATGAGGCATATTTTCAATCCATCTTGTCATGAACGAGACCCGTCTTCGAGAGGTGATCCCCACTCGCGGGCCTTGCCGCTAGCCGGGAAAGCCACATGGCCGCCCAGACCCGCATCTCACAGCCAATTGCCGCCATACTTCCAGGGCCTTGGAGAACCCTGGGTAGGGGCTCTCTCTAACGGCTGAAACTCTTCCCCTCGTCAAGCGCAGCGGGAAGAGTGTGGGTATGGCCAACGAAGAGAAAACACTGTCCGTTTCCCGAATCATCGACCATTCAGCGAAAGACATCTTTGACACGCTGTCTCTGCCCCAGCGCCATCCGCAGTTCGACGGATCAGGCATGGTTCGATCTGCCGACAACTCCGAAAGAATCCAGGCAACCGGCGACGTGTTCGTCATGAACATGGTGGGCAGGACAGGAACCGAATATCAGACCCATAATCACGTCACCGCTTTCGATGACGGAAAGATGGTCGGATGGAAGCCCGCTCTTGCCGAGAATCCTGGCGAACCGGGAGGCTGGGAGTGGCTCTACACGCTGAAGCCTCTCGATGCTCACTCAACAGACGTCACGCTCACCTACAGTTGGGGAGCGGTGACCGACAAGAAGCTTGCGGAAAGCCTTCCGCTGATCACCGAAGAAGAGATGGAGCAGTCGCTCAACCTCTTGGCTTCCGCCATCAACTGACCCGAGCGTCTCGGAACTAGAAGAGCGCAGGAGCGGTGCCGAGTGGCACCGCTCCTGCGCTCAGACGTTTCTCAGGCGTCGCGCTTCTTGATCGACAACGCACCGGCCCCGACGAACACGATCGTGTAGACGAGGAGCACTGCCAACGATGCGTTGGCGCTCAGAGCATCTTCGCGGAGCAGGACATCGCCGAGAATCCCTTCTTCTCTCGGCGCGACGGCCGATGACATGACGTTGATGGGGAAGTAGGGTGCCATGTCGCTGAGGAAGTCGAGCGGAATCACCTCGAGGATCGGGAGAATCAGGACGAGCCCGAACATGAGGGTTGTCGCTCCCACCGTGGAGCGAAGCACCGCCCCCATGCCAGCCGCCATGAGGGCCCCGCAGACGATGACGACGACGCAACTGGCAAGGCTAGCCCAGAAACCGATCTCTCCGAGCGGGAGCGAAACATCGTGGCGCGAGATCGAGATGTTGATCAGCAACGTTGAGAGCAGCAGAGCCGTGGCCGCAACGCTGGCCCAGAAGACGGTGAGGACAAGGATCTTCGCACCATAGAAAGACAGCCGCGAGCGCGAGGCGAGCAGGGATGTCTGGATCGTGTTGTGCGAGTATTCGGCTGTCATCACCATGGTCCCGAACGCGATCCCGAAGAGCAGCGCGATCTGGAAGATGCTCGTCACCATATAGGAGCTCGTGAAGGCGGCAAGTTCTCGACGCGACATGTAGGACGTCATCGAGTCGACCGCTTCAGCGACGAAGAAGGAGATGAGGAGATAGAAGAGGACCGTGAGGACAGAGATCACCCACGTTGAGCGCAGGGTCGTCAGCTTTCGCAGCTCCGAGCGGGCGAGGCGCGGGAAGGTCGGGCGGTAGTGCGTGACTGTGCTCATCGGTTTCCTCCTGAACGGAACTCGACGGACGAACCGGTGAGCTCCATGAAGACGTCCTCCAGGGAGGAGTGCGTGGTGGACAGCTCGTGGATCTCAAGACCTGCCACGTGGAGGGCGTGGCCGATGTCAGATGCTTGTGCGCCTTGGATGACGAGAGTGTCTCTGCCGTCCACGCGCTCAAGGGTCGGCATCATCTGCGCCAGTGTTTCGCCGATCGCAGCGAGGTCCGGGCCCGCCACGCGCACGGTGGAGTGACCGACGGATTCTGTGAACTGCTTGATGGGGCCCGAGGCGATGAGGCGTCCGCCGCCGATGACGACGAGGTTGGTTGCCGTCATCGCCATCTCCGACATGAGGTGGGAGGAGATAAGCACGGTGCCACCGATGCGGGCGTGGTTCTTGACAAGGTCACGCACCCACCGCACACCGTCGGGATCGAGACCGTTGACTGGCTCATCGAGGAGAAGGTACTCGGGGTTGCCGAGCATTGCGGTCGCAATACCCAGCCTTTGCCCCATGCCGAGCGAGAAGCCTTTGACCTTCTTTCCCGCGACGTCTGTCAGGCCCGTGAGGTTGAGGATCTCGTCGATACGGCTCTTCGGAAAGCCGTGAGTGTCGGCGACTGTCGCCAGGTGCTGACGTGCTGTCCGTGCAGGATGGAAGGCTTTCGCGTCGAGGAGTGCACCCACTGTCGTGAGCGGGCTCCGCAGCTGGCCATAGGGCACGCCCTGGATAAGCGCCTGGCCTTCAGTGGGCCGGTCGAGGCCGACAATGCATCGCATTGTTGTCGACTTGCCCGAACCGTTGGGTCCGAGGAAGCCCGTGACCTGGCCGGATGGAACGGTGAACGACAGGTGGTCGGTTGCCGTCTTCTTCCCGTATTTCTTTGTCAGATTCTCAATCGTGATCATAGGTGGCCTTTCGCCGATACGGCTCCACTGTATGCGCGATGGGGGGAGCGTTCCACATGATCGACAC
Protein-coding sequences here:
- the nrdF gene encoding class 1b ribonucleoside-diphosphate reductase subunit beta, producing MTEKLPLVSRVQAINWNRIEDDKDEEVWDRLTANFWLPEKIPLSNDIQSWNTLTPQEQLMTTRVFTGLTLLDTVQGTVGAVSLIPDAVTPHEEAVYTNIAFMESVHAKSYSSIFSTLNTSEEIEQTFRWSEENEHLQKKARIILDYYHGDDPEKRKIASVMLESFLFYSGFYAPMYWSAHGKLTNTADLIRLIIRDEAVHGYYIGYKYQVAVSGMDQARQDELKEYTYDLLQDLYDNEEDYTESLYDDLGLTEDVKMFLRYNANKALMNLGYEALFPSDQTAVNPAILAALSPGADENHDFFSGSGSSYVIGTAEATEDEDWDF
- a CDS encoding SRPBCC domain-containing protein, whose amino-acid sequence is MANEEKTLSVSRIIDHSAKDIFDTLSLPQRHPQFDGSGMVRSADNSERIQATGDVFVMNMVGRTGTEYQTHNHVTAFDDGKMVGWKPALAENPGEPGGWEWLYTLKPLDAHSTDVTLTYSWGAVTDKKLAESLPLITEEEMEQSLNLLASAIN
- a CDS encoding ABC transporter permease subunit, whose protein sequence is MSTVTHYRPTFPRLARSELRKLTTLRSTWVISVLTVLFYLLISFFVAEAVDSMTSYMSRRELAAFTSSYMVTSIFQIALLFGIAFGTMVMTAEYSHNTIQTSLLASRSRLSFYGAKILVLTVFWASVAATALLLSTLLINISISRHDVSLPLGEIGFWASLASCVVVIVCGALMAAGMGAVLRSTVGATTLMFGLVLILPILEVIPLDFLSDMAPYFPINVMSSAVAPREEGILGDVLLREDALSANASLAVLLVYTIVFVGAGALSIKKRDA
- a CDS encoding ABC transporter ATP-binding protein, translating into MITIENLTKKYGKKTATDHLSFTVPSGQVTGFLGPNGSGKSTTMRCIVGLDRPTEGQALIQGVPYGQLRSPLTTVGALLDAKAFHPARTARQHLATVADTHGFPKSRIDEILNLTGLTDVAGKKVKGFSLGMGQRLGIATAMLGNPEYLLLDEPVNGLDPDGVRWVRDLVKNHARIGGTVLISSHLMSEMAMTATNLVVIGGGRLIASGPIKQFTESVGHSTVRVAGPDLAAIGETLAQMMPTLERVDGRDTLVIQGAQASDIGHALHVAGLEIHELSTTHSSLEDVFMELTGSSVEFRSGGNR